The Nitrospirota bacterium genome window below encodes:
- the lptF gene encoding LPS export ABC transporter permease LptF, with amino-acid sequence MFLRTLLDRYIFTELLSPFSVSLGALCFVMLTRELLRLVELLVSKGVGILAILQVFVHLMPSFLVLTLPIAGIIASITAFGRLSFDKELVAMQTAGLSLMRLARPVLLFALLVFGLTLWLAQWGQPWSSLNLKKVALNLLRDQLVLALERGTFNEPIPKMMIYVPDGDPTQATTGIFVSDERNPDDPRIIVAQQFEVFMDASTNQVALRLHHGVIHSRPNQADQYEQASFANYDLKLSLNQSGYSATEERPSYDAIIGQLTQSQWRDPGALRRLMEYYKDLAFPTASLVFCLLGVPVGIASRRSGRIGGFAVGVLVIIIYYVLNVACEFLVTTAHLPPFAGAWLPNGIFLFITIGWFYNMSRR; translated from the coding sequence ATGTTTCTACGAACGCTGCTGGATCGCTACATCTTCACCGAACTTCTTTCCCCCTTCAGTGTCAGCCTCGGCGCACTGTGTTTTGTGATGCTGACGCGGGAACTCTTGCGTTTGGTAGAACTGTTGGTCTCCAAAGGCGTCGGAATCCTGGCGATTTTGCAAGTGTTTGTCCATCTGATGCCTTCGTTCCTCGTGTTAACCCTCCCGATCGCCGGGATCATTGCCTCGATCACTGCGTTCGGGCGATTGTCCTTCGACAAGGAACTGGTGGCAATGCAGACTGCGGGCCTGAGCCTCATGCGTTTGGCTCGGCCCGTGCTGCTCTTTGCCCTGCTCGTGTTCGGGTTGACCCTGTGGCTGGCACAGTGGGGGCAACCCTGGAGCTCACTGAATCTCAAGAAAGTCGCGCTGAATCTCCTGCGAGATCAGCTAGTCCTGGCATTGGAGCGGGGAACATTTAACGAGCCCATCCCCAAGATGATGATCTATGTTCCGGACGGGGATCCGACTCAAGCCACAACCGGTATCTTCGTCTCCGATGAGCGAAATCCAGATGATCCCCGCATCATCGTCGCCCAGCAGTTCGAGGTCTTTATGGATGCCTCCACCAATCAGGTGGCCCTACGTTTACACCATGGAGTCATTCATAGCCGACCGAACCAGGCAGATCAGTATGAACAAGCGTCCTTCGCCAATTATGATTTGAAACTTTCGCTCAATCAGAGCGGCTATTCAGCCACGGAAGAGCGTCCGTCGTATGACGCCATTATCGGCCAGCTCACACAATCCCAATGGCGCGATCCTGGCGCACTCCGGCGATTAATGGAGTATTATAAAGATCTGGCCTTCCCGACCGCATCGCTGGTATTTTGCCTGCTGGGCGTCCCGGTCGGTATCGCGTCCAGAAGATCCGGCCGAATAGGCGGATTTGCGGTCGGTGTGTTAGTCATCATCATCTACTACGTGCTGAACGTCGCGTGCGAATTCCTGGTCACGACAGCGCATCTGCCGCCTTTTGCCGGAGCCTGGCTACCGAACGGCATTTTTCTTTTCATCACCATTGGGTGGTTTTACAATATGAGTCGCCGCTAA
- a CDS encoding cobyric acid synthase: protein MVDRARTNALAVLGTGSDVGKSLIVVGLCRLLFRKGLRVAPFKAQNMALNSFATLDGGEIGRAQALQAQACGIEPTVDMNPILLKPESDSRSQVVVKGKVYDGLDALAYFERKETLFNIVRECYSRLAGEYECVVIEGAGSAAEINLRDRDIVNWPVVKLADASVLLVADIDRGGVFAQIIGTLDLLAPHERHHVRGVIVNKFRGDRRLFEDGVRILEARTGLPVLGVVPYLRDLLLDQEDSLDLTHSRAVQFKPDLTNVVVVLLPRMSNFTDFNALSAEKDVALRFAASRDDLSGADVVILPGSKNTLEDLEYLVSAGFPSALQLHMERGGELVGICGGYQMLGQEVADPKGLEGGGTSRGLGFLDVVTELDAPKICRQVRARSLLHNMEQDVPVRGYEIHMGHTSRGTANPCFQTEASEIREGDATGDEGAASENGRVWGTSIHGLFDQAEFRRSWLNRVRGRKGLSPISLHESELVTTQLGAELDRWADHLEKYLSMDLIYPACEGRRSPL from the coding sequence ATGGTTGATAGAGCCCGAACTAACGCTCTTGCCGTGCTTGGAACTGGCTCCGATGTGGGGAAAAGCCTCATCGTTGTCGGGCTCTGCCGGCTTCTCTTCAGAAAGGGCCTGCGGGTTGCACCATTCAAAGCGCAGAACATGGCACTGAATTCTTTCGCCACGCTCGATGGCGGGGAGATCGGCAGAGCGCAAGCGTTGCAGGCTCAGGCCTGTGGGATCGAGCCGACGGTGGACATGAATCCGATTCTGTTAAAGCCCGAGTCCGATTCACGATCACAGGTGGTGGTGAAAGGAAAAGTCTACGATGGCTTGGATGCGCTTGCATACTTTGAGAGAAAGGAGACGCTGTTCAACATTGTTCGAGAATGTTATTCGCGATTGGCGGGCGAGTACGAGTGCGTCGTCATCGAGGGGGCAGGGAGTGCTGCGGAGATCAATCTCCGGGACCGGGACATCGTAAATTGGCCGGTTGTCAAGTTGGCCGACGCATCAGTCCTGTTGGTAGCGGATATCGATCGAGGCGGAGTCTTCGCGCAGATCATCGGAACGCTTGACTTATTGGCACCTCATGAACGCCACCATGTGCGCGGTGTGATCGTGAATAAGTTCCGCGGAGATCGCCGACTGTTTGAAGACGGTGTCCGTATCCTTGAGGCACGTACAGGTTTGCCAGTCTTGGGAGTCGTTCCTTATTTGCGCGATCTTCTATTAGATCAAGAGGATAGCCTGGATCTGACTCATTCACGAGCGGTTCAGTTTAAGCCTGATCTCACAAATGTAGTCGTAGTCTTGCTCCCTCGCATGAGCAATTTCACCGACTTTAATGCGTTGTCGGCTGAGAAGGATGTGGCGCTCCGGTTTGCTGCTTCCCGGGATGATCTCAGCGGAGCCGACGTGGTGATCCTTCCTGGGAGCAAGAACACGCTCGAAGATCTCGAGTATCTTGTGTCCGCTGGATTCCCGTCTGCCTTACAATTGCACATGGAGAGAGGAGGTGAGCTAGTCGGGATCTGCGGGGGGTACCAGATGCTTGGGCAAGAGGTCGCTGATCCCAAGGGTTTAGAGGGTGGAGGAACGTCAAGAGGGTTAGGGTTTCTTGACGTGGTGACGGAGCTCGATGCGCCAAAGATCTGCCGACAAGTCCGGGCCAGGTCGCTGCTTCACAATATGGAACAGGATGTGCCGGTCCGAGGTTATGAAATCCACATGGGACATACGAGTCGTGGAACTGCCAACCCCTGTTTTCAGACCGAAGCATCTGAAATTCGAGAAGGCGACGCAACGGGTGACGAAGGCGCGGCAAGTGAGAATGGTCGTGTCTGGGGTACCAGCATCCATGGTTTATTCGATCAGGCAGAGTTCCGCAGGAGTTGGCTGAACCGTGTGCGCGGCCGGAAGGGACTTTCACCTATTTCACTCCATGAGTCTGAACTGGTCACAACGCAATTGGGCGCTGAACTGGATCGCTGGGCTGATCATCTTGAAAAATATCTGAGCATGGATTTGATCTATCCTGCATGTGAAGGTCGAAGAAGTCCCCTGTAG
- the lptG gene encoding LPS export ABC transporter permease LptG, translating to MTILFRYLLREYGKIFTMCFSGLMTIYLVIDFFEKVRRFLRYDADWLDILAYFLLKAPAISYQIAPLAILMATLLTFGLLSRSHEITAMRSCGISLRWIITPFIVFAAGVTLVLLLFSSAVIPLAAGKSEEIRATRIEKKSPASTVLLKQPWTRVGTDSLMQVTSVSVGGELLGGVRLFQFDHNFQLADMTEADEARYADSTWTLYQGRRRQFSSDGTVATTVFDHQAIAMTLIPDDFTTWLAGDSELMTFHDIRAYSRRRPQQGSQVARLQTDYYSRIAFPFVTVIMVLIGIALSLRRSGARGGGMAIGIGQALAVGFCYWTAHSIAIALGRGGALTPLIAGWMANVLFFSFGLYLILKVRY from the coding sequence ATGACCATTCTCTTCCGCTATCTCCTTCGCGAATACGGAAAAATCTTCACGATGTGTTTTAGCGGGTTGATGACGATCTACCTCGTCATCGACTTCTTCGAGAAAGTACGCCGTTTTCTGCGCTATGACGCCGACTGGCTCGACATCCTGGCGTATTTTCTTCTCAAAGCTCCCGCGATTTCATACCAGATCGCGCCACTGGCCATTCTGATGGCGACATTGCTCACTTTTGGATTGCTCTCCCGCAGCCACGAAATTACCGCCATGCGCAGTTGCGGTATCAGTTTACGATGGATCATCACCCCCTTTATCGTCTTTGCCGCAGGAGTCACCCTTGTCCTCTTACTCTTCAGTTCTGCTGTCATCCCGCTGGCTGCCGGCAAGTCCGAAGAGATTCGGGCCACACGCATCGAAAAAAAATCTCCCGCCTCAACCGTGCTGCTCAAGCAGCCCTGGACAAGAGTAGGGACCGACAGCCTCATGCAGGTCACGAGCGTCTCCGTCGGCGGGGAACTCTTGGGCGGGGTGCGGCTCTTTCAGTTCGACCACAACTTCCAATTGGCTGACATGACCGAAGCCGACGAAGCCCGCTACGCTGACTCGACATGGACGCTGTATCAAGGACGGCGCCGACAATTTTCTTCCGACGGAACCGTCGCGACTACCGTATTCGACCACCAAGCCATCGCGATGACTCTCATCCCCGATGACTTCACCACGTGGCTCGCTGGCGACTCCGAGTTGATGACATTCCACGATATCCGGGCCTATTCCAGACGTCGGCCGCAACAAGGCTCTCAGGTCGCGAGGCTGCAAACAGACTATTACAGCCGGATCGCGTTCCCGTTCGTCACCGTGATCATGGTCCTAATCGGTATTGCGCTGAGTCTCCGCCGGAGTGGCGCAAGAGGTGGGGGCATGGCGATAGGAATCGGGCAGGCACTTGCCGTCGGCTTCTGCTATTGGACGGCACATTCCATCGCGATTGCACTCGGCCGTGGCGGAGCTTTGACACCTCTGATCGCCGGCTGGATGGCGAACGTTCTTTTCTTCAGTTTTGGCCTCTATCTGATCCTCAAGGTGCGGTACTAA
- a CDS encoding AAA family ATPase, giving the protein MKFEDDYTSYWGLRGLPFDNVPDPRFYVPCVQHDAAHRWLNYGIQARKGILLLTGDIGCGKTLLSRRLIVGLSPAQYDVALVANPALSPSELLDEVLAQFGLELVQSKAARLQMLNERLQLNEQRGVSSVLVVDEAQAIESLNGFEELRLLTNFQLNDRYLLTVVLIGQPELRGLVADIPQLNQRIAVRAHLGPFTAEETTAYIGARMEAVTDRTDVFTKEAIASIFEQSQGIGRVINTLCDQCLFAGAIEQVTQIDDRLVQRVGPVTNTPMAVEKSAAKDLNGIGSYREVISKYASGRQ; this is encoded by the coding sequence ATGAAATTTGAAGATGACTATACGAGCTACTGGGGGCTGCGGGGCCTTCCGTTCGACAATGTGCCGGACCCGCGATTTTATGTCCCCTGCGTTCAGCATGATGCGGCACACAGATGGCTGAATTACGGGATTCAGGCCCGCAAGGGGATACTCCTCCTCACAGGCGATATCGGGTGTGGGAAAACGTTGTTGAGCCGTCGACTGATCGTCGGGCTGTCGCCTGCTCAATATGATGTCGCGCTCGTCGCCAATCCCGCGTTGTCCCCCTCCGAATTGTTGGATGAAGTGTTAGCTCAGTTCGGACTCGAACTGGTGCAATCAAAGGCTGCGCGATTACAGATGCTCAATGAACGTCTGCAACTCAATGAGCAGCGAGGGGTCAGCTCTGTGCTGGTGGTGGATGAGGCGCAAGCGATTGAAAGCCTTAACGGATTTGAAGAACTCCGATTGTTGACGAATTTCCAGCTCAACGATCGATATCTCTTGACTGTTGTGCTGATCGGCCAGCCGGAATTGCGTGGCCTTGTTGCGGATATCCCGCAATTGAACCAGCGGATTGCGGTCCGAGCCCATCTGGGCCCGTTCACGGCAGAGGAGACGACGGCGTATATCGGGGCACGCATGGAGGCGGTGACCGATCGGACGGACGTATTTACGAAAGAGGCGATCGCAAGCATTTTTGAGCAGAGCCAGGGGATCGGAAGGGTCATTAATACGCTCTGTGATCAATGTCTCTTTGCCGGAGCTATCGAACAGGTCACACAGATCGATGACCGGCTCGTTCAGCGGGTCGGGCCGGTCACGAATACGCCCATGGCCGTGGAGAAGAGTGCCGCGAAGGACCTCAACGGGATCGGATCATATCGTGAAGTTATATCAAAGTACGCGAGTGGGCGACAATAA
- the fabF gene encoding beta-ketoacyl-ACP synthase II translates to MRSRVVVTGLGIVSPIGIGVSDFWKAALAGQSGISAITSFDPFPVEGYRSKVAGQVRGFAVERFLDSAHGERVDRYAQFALVSAKEALADSGLQMAKENPHRVGVIVGAGMGGMVMGEREITQLHQQQKPHRVHPNFIPAITLNSASGILAMAHGAKGPNLTISTACSSSAHALGQALHCIREGRADVVITVGADASITPLVFAGFCSLRALSSKFNDHPEKASRPFDLMRDGFIMGEGAGTLILESATHAKKRKARVYAEVAGYAATSEAYHMVIPREDGIEVAHTMRLAIADAGMTPTQVDYINAHATSTTIGDAVESKAIRLLFKRRADAIAVNATKSLIGHTLGAAGAIGGIASVLALHTGKIHPTANYDDPDPACALAGLSRSAQERRVKVALLNAFGFGSNNAAVVFKQATTEGRRLKA, encoded by the coding sequence ATGCGCTCGCGTGTGGTCGTGACTGGACTGGGTATTGTTTCCCCTATCGGTATCGGGGTCAGTGACTTCTGGAAAGCCGCCCTAGCCGGCCAATCCGGCATCTCAGCCATCACCTCTTTCGATCCGTTTCCTGTGGAGGGCTACCGCTCCAAGGTCGCTGGCCAAGTGCGCGGCTTCGCGGTCGAACGGTTCCTCGACTCAGCCCATGGCGAACGTGTGGACCGTTATGCCCAGTTTGCACTCGTGTCGGCAAAAGAAGCGTTGGCCGACTCCGGCCTTCAGATGGCGAAGGAAAATCCTCACCGTGTCGGGGTGATTGTGGGTGCCGGCATGGGTGGAATGGTGATGGGCGAGCGTGAAATCACGCAGCTCCACCAGCAGCAGAAGCCTCATCGCGTCCATCCGAATTTTATTCCAGCCATCACCCTCAATTCAGCTTCGGGTATCCTTGCCATGGCCCATGGCGCCAAAGGCCCCAATCTCACCATCTCAACCGCCTGCTCCTCCAGCGCCCATGCGCTCGGGCAAGCGCTCCACTGTATCCGTGAAGGCCGTGCCGATGTCGTGATCACCGTGGGAGCCGATGCCAGCATTACCCCGCTCGTCTTTGCAGGATTTTGCTCCCTGCGCGCACTTTCCTCGAAATTCAACGACCACCCGGAGAAGGCCTCTCGACCCTTCGATCTGATGCGCGATGGCTTCATCATGGGAGAAGGCGCCGGCACACTCATCTTGGAATCGGCCACGCATGCCAAGAAGCGCAAGGCGAGAGTCTATGCTGAAGTCGCAGGTTATGCAGCCACCAGCGAGGCTTACCATATGGTTATCCCCCGTGAAGATGGCATCGAAGTGGCCCACACCATGCGGCTGGCTATCGCAGATGCCGGCATGACCCCAACCCAGGTGGATTACATCAATGCCCACGCAACGTCGACGACCATCGGCGACGCCGTGGAGTCCAAAGCCATCAGGCTTCTGTTCAAGAGACGGGCTGACGCCATTGCCGTCAACGCCACGAAATCGCTGATCGGCCACACACTGGGGGCCGCCGGCGCCATCGGAGGGATCGCTTCGGTGCTGGCCCTCCATACCGGCAAGATCCATCCAACCGCTAACTACGATGACCCAGATCCTGCTTGCGCGCTGGCAGGGCTATCCCGATCGGCGCAGGAGCGTCGTGTGAAAGTGGCATTGCTGAATGCCTTTGGATTTGGCAGCAACAACGCCGCTGTGGTATTCAAACAGGCAACGACTGAAGGCCGAAGGTTGAAAGCCTGA
- a CDS encoding HD-GYP domain-containing protein — protein MTDWYRLAQEQLTGVALAVQQQEPLNMEALSALATGIAEAVKKNDQLLVQAMSGLVGPPLITNLVNVGILATKVGAGLGYHGKELERLTFAGLLHDIGLFAVPQSLITKSGRLTMEERALIERHPELGYQTIQKAGEKYDWLAQVVSQAHERWNGQGYPKKLKGRQVSEFAQIIGVVDIFDALVSPRGYRRRFFPHEAVRELLAVERTAFPREIVKALVQQLSAYPLGTLVRLSTGEVGSVMRINMRYPLRPVVLVEGDAVSGQEERQIDLRLAPLVSIIETLKPPDVARVTFPSQEVRAKAADVVPTASDRFTLLLEGLDALASSIQGAVESRTPLPEERSAQDLSDASFEKEVIGLFALEAHQWLAQIQMAVKQIAGGANGTVRPKLYGILLHGITNLAKSASTAQLKTIEQMASNLLSILHDVEQQEPRKVTAALQSLQEGLDRISLAVHRLAGEQEGRRIRTDDVLVKTVSEPQEVLPTVIAEPPKSIDAQPPIAVSSNVPLIQALRALQQARARSMQPARDVLEAVIQRAEREGDRLDVAGVERILTQLDKLDEEFLQEVRRRVPIISSTLASLRASGATDFVTAAQLDPVLEQVEALYDLASRVQATMITMFLQGLRSFLMVSAYRKTSSLAQRLGTVETRVHALIPMAEQWSNIGRVERSAISDILPV, from the coding sequence ATGACGGATTGGTATCGCCTTGCGCAGGAACAGCTGACGGGGGTGGCTCTTGCGGTCCAGCAGCAAGAGCCACTCAACATGGAGGCCTTGTCTGCCCTAGCCACAGGGATTGCAGAGGCGGTCAAAAAAAATGACCAATTGCTCGTTCAGGCGATGAGTGGGCTGGTAGGTCCTCCTCTGATTACGAACCTCGTGAATGTCGGGATTCTGGCGACCAAGGTCGGTGCGGGGTTGGGCTATCATGGGAAAGAGCTGGAACGACTGACCTTCGCAGGGCTCCTGCATGACATTGGGCTCTTTGCCGTCCCGCAATCGTTGATCACAAAGTCTGGTCGGTTGACCATGGAGGAGCGGGCGCTCATTGAACGACATCCTGAACTCGGCTATCAAACGATTCAGAAGGCCGGTGAGAAATATGACTGGTTGGCTCAGGTGGTGAGCCAGGCGCATGAACGGTGGAATGGACAGGGCTATCCAAAAAAACTGAAGGGGCGGCAAGTCAGCGAGTTTGCCCAGATCATCGGCGTGGTGGATATTTTCGATGCCCTCGTGAGCCCGCGCGGGTACCGCCGCCGATTCTTTCCGCATGAAGCGGTGCGTGAATTGTTGGCTGTGGAACGGACAGCGTTTCCTCGTGAAATCGTCAAAGCGCTGGTCCAACAGCTATCGGCATATCCGCTTGGTACCTTGGTGCGGTTGAGCACCGGAGAAGTCGGGTCGGTCATGCGCATCAATATGCGCTATCCGCTCCGCCCCGTGGTATTAGTCGAAGGCGATGCGGTCTCCGGCCAGGAGGAACGGCAGATCGATCTGCGTCTTGCCCCGCTGGTGTCCATCATCGAAACACTTAAGCCTCCTGACGTTGCGCGTGTCACGTTTCCCTCACAGGAGGTGCGCGCGAAGGCAGCTGATGTTGTGCCCACGGCATCCGATCGGTTTACGCTGCTTTTGGAAGGCTTGGACGCTCTTGCAAGCTCAATACAAGGCGCCGTCGAGTCCAGGACTCCTCTACCTGAAGAGAGGAGTGCGCAAGATCTCTCGGATGCCAGTTTTGAAAAGGAGGTCATCGGTCTATTCGCTCTTGAAGCCCATCAATGGCTGGCTCAAATTCAGATGGCGGTGAAACAGATCGCTGGGGGGGCCAATGGGACGGTGCGACCGAAGCTCTACGGCATTCTCTTACACGGCATTACGAATCTTGCAAAATCTGCGTCGACGGCGCAGCTCAAGACGATAGAACAGATGGCCTCGAATCTGCTGTCGATTCTCCACGATGTGGAGCAACAAGAACCGCGTAAGGTAACGGCAGCCCTTCAGTCGCTTCAGGAGGGGTTGGATCGGATCAGTCTGGCTGTGCATCGTTTAGCAGGAGAGCAAGAGGGTCGACGAATTAGAACCGATGATGTCCTAGTAAAAACGGTCAGCGAGCCTCAGGAGGTTCTTCCTACCGTCATCGCGGAACCCCCTAAATCTATTGATGCGCAGCCTCCCATCGCCGTGAGTTCCAATGTGCCGCTCATACAGGCCCTTCGGGCTCTCCAGCAGGCTCGCGCCAGGTCGATGCAGCCTGCCCGTGATGTGCTGGAGGCGGTGATCCAGCGAGCTGAGCGGGAAGGCGATCGTCTTGACGTTGCCGGTGTCGAGCGTATTTTGACTCAACTTGACAAACTCGACGAAGAATTTCTTCAAGAGGTCCGTCGGCGGGTTCCGATCATCAGTTCGACTCTTGCAAGTTTGCGAGCGAGCGGGGCAACGGATTTCGTGACGGCCGCGCAACTCGATCCTGTTCTTGAACAGGTCGAGGCCCTCTACGATCTGGCCAGTCGTGTGCAGGCGACGATGATCACGATGTTTTTGCAAGGGCTGCGATCTTTCCTCATGGTCTCGGCCTACAGAAAAACCTCGTCGTTGGCGCAGCGACTGGGAACGGTCGAGACCAGGGTTCACGCATTGATCCCGATGGCAGAGCAATGGAGCAACATAGGGCGTGTTGAACGATCAGCCATTAGTGACATCCTGCCGGTCTAA
- the lpxD gene encoding UDP-3-O-(3-hydroxymyristoyl)glucosamine N-acyltransferase, with protein MATSTRTPISLAQIHDLVGGEIVGSPLATVTGLSSLEEAGPNDLTFVTGDRVLKTHGSTAAGALLAHRRLDEFVTPHIIIANPTLAFAKVARTFFCPISPPRGIDKTVVRGLDTQIGSDPSIWPGVTLGDRVTIGARVTLYPGVFVGNDTTIGDDTLLYPNVVVREGCTIGARVIIHSGTVIGSDGFGYVQDQGRHYKIPQLGGVTIEDDVELGANVTVDRATLGQTIIKQGTKVDNLVQIAHNVTIGAHSILVAQVGIAGSTRVGHHVMIGGQAGLADHIAIGDQVMIAARAGVNRSIEPNQIVSGAPAMPHEVWVKAQAVIPRLPELRQVVRTLEDRVKQLEASHSASQASKAKATTRKRKG; from the coding sequence ATGGCGACGAGCACGCGTACTCCTATTTCTCTAGCGCAGATCCATGACCTTGTCGGGGGAGAGATTGTGGGCTCCCCGCTGGCTACCGTGACAGGCCTATCAAGCCTAGAGGAAGCAGGCCCAAACGATTTGACCTTTGTCACAGGGGATCGGGTGCTCAAGACACATGGATCCACCGCTGCTGGGGCACTCCTTGCCCACCGGCGGCTTGATGAGTTCGTCACGCCTCACATCATCATCGCCAATCCGACATTGGCTTTTGCGAAGGTGGCTCGGACGTTCTTCTGTCCCATCTCACCTCCCCGCGGTATTGACAAGACTGTCGTCCGAGGCCTTGATACTCAAATCGGTTCCGATCCCTCGATTTGGCCGGGAGTCACCCTGGGAGACCGGGTGACGATTGGCGCGCGAGTCACACTCTATCCAGGTGTCTTTGTAGGTAACGATACCACGATTGGAGACGATACGCTGCTCTATCCCAACGTCGTGGTCAGGGAGGGCTGCACAATTGGAGCCCGCGTCATCATTCATAGCGGCACGGTGATCGGAAGCGACGGATTCGGCTATGTGCAGGACCAGGGGCGGCATTACAAAATTCCTCAGCTCGGGGGGGTTACCATCGAGGATGACGTAGAGCTGGGGGCCAATGTGACAGTCGATCGCGCCACACTCGGTCAAACGATCATCAAGCAAGGCACCAAGGTCGATAACCTGGTTCAGATTGCTCACAACGTCACGATCGGCGCCCACTCTATCCTGGTGGCTCAGGTGGGGATCGCCGGAAGCACTCGCGTAGGGCATCACGTCATGATCGGCGGACAGGCAGGGCTGGCAGACCATATCGCGATCGGAGATCAGGTCATGATCGCCGCTCGCGCAGGAGTGAACCGCAGCATCGAGCCCAACCAGATCGTGTCAGGGGCTCCCGCGATGCCGCATGAGGTGTGGGTGAAAGCGCAAGCCGTGATTCCACGGCTCCCTGAACTCCGACAGGTCGTGCGTACCTTGGAGGACCGGGTGAAACAACTCGAAGCATCGCACTCGGCTTCTCAAGCCTCCAAGGCCAAAGCCACGACGAGAAAACGTAAGGGGTAA
- a CDS encoding acyl carrier protein: MTADTTISLKIRTALGEYLKRDPATILPTQHLRDDLGLDSMAVIELLYRIEEAFDLQIPDQDLAGLTNVGHVVTYVEKRLGKNGSAAPIEKRVKPPNLKRKKKS; encoded by the coding sequence ATGACGGCAGACACTACCATATCACTGAAAATCCGCACCGCCTTGGGTGAGTACCTGAAACGCGATCCGGCCACGATACTCCCGACACAGCATCTACGCGACGATTTAGGCCTTGACTCTATGGCAGTGATCGAACTGCTGTACCGCATCGAGGAGGCCTTCGATCTCCAGATTCCCGACCAGGACCTGGCGGGGCTGACGAATGTCGGCCACGTCGTCACGTATGTTGAGAAGCGGCTGGGAAAAAACGGTTCAGCGGCCCCGATCGAGAAGCGAGTGAAGCCTCCCAACTTAAAGAGAAAAAAGAAGTCCTGA
- a CDS encoding response regulator, with protein sequence MPNVLIADDSIAVRKVAERLLTEAGFGVTLAANGEEALAYLAKETPDLVVTDVIMPDKSGYEVCAFVRAQSTLANTPVLLISGIVNDEVTKQAESCHADGVLKKPFQGTALKDRALELLAKRQGTAVPKPTNLDKAVKSIELFQRSRVSDEQTDAYRQTIPRLSPLEGEPRLERDQATEGTQRVIPLEGPVARVKELESMAALEREQVAELKKKLAELESLIQIERERTIEAKNQASTAEALGRRVWELEAALQKERESAVQQATRLADLQMNVNRVPELEAALYTERQTGLQLAQHMTELEGEVARTQELSQGLAAEQERNKDLNVRLTEAQRASQKVQEIETLLLAERERNSLLARRVFEAEQASGLATKRFEEVAAKLGEIAGWASQLGSGKRQPLS encoded by the coding sequence ATGCCAAATGTCTTGATTGCCGACGACAGTATTGCAGTCCGGAAGGTTGCCGAACGGTTGCTGACTGAGGCAGGATTCGGAGTCACGCTAGCAGCGAACGGCGAGGAGGCCTTGGCCTATCTGGCCAAAGAGACGCCTGATTTAGTCGTGACCGACGTGATCATGCCGGATAAAAGCGGCTATGAGGTCTGCGCGTTTGTGCGTGCACAGAGCACGCTCGCGAACACGCCGGTGCTCTTGATCTCCGGCATTGTCAATGACGAGGTGACGAAGCAGGCTGAATCCTGTCATGCGGATGGGGTTTTGAAAAAGCCGTTTCAGGGCACGGCTCTCAAGGATCGCGCGCTCGAGTTGTTGGCAAAGCGTCAAGGTACGGCTGTGCCCAAGCCGACGAACCTGGACAAAGCGGTCAAGTCCATCGAGCTCTTTCAACGGTCGCGTGTAAGCGATGAGCAGACGGACGCCTACCGACAGACAATCCCGCGGCTGAGTCCATTGGAGGGAGAACCCCGGCTTGAAAGAGATCAAGCGACAGAGGGTACTCAGCGGGTCATACCACTCGAAGGACCGGTAGCTCGTGTCAAGGAACTTGAGTCGATGGCGGCCTTGGAGCGAGAGCAGGTTGCGGAGCTCAAAAAGAAACTTGCGGAACTTGAATCCCTCATCCAGATCGAACGAGAGCGGACGATCGAGGCCAAGAATCAAGCATCCACAGCGGAAGCCCTGGGCAGGCGGGTGTGGGAACTGGAGGCAGCCCTTCAGAAAGAACGCGAAAGTGCAGTGCAACAGGCGACGCGTCTGGCCGACCTGCAGATGAATGTGAATCGTGTTCCTGAGCTGGAGGCTGCTCTGTATACCGAGCGGCAGACAGGTTTGCAATTGGCGCAGCACATGACTGAGCTGGAAGGCGAGGTTGCCAGGACTCAGGAATTGTCACAAGGTCTCGCTGCTGAACAGGAAAGAAATAAGGATCTTAACGTTCGTCTCACCGAGGCCCAGCGTGCCTCGCAGAAAGTCCAGGAAATTGAAACGCTCCTTCTCGCGGAACGGGAACGCAATAGCCTCTTGGCGAGGCGCGTATTTGAAGCTGAACAGGCGTCCGGGCTTGCCACCAAGCGATTTGAAGAGGTGGCGGCCAAGCTTGGCGAGATCGCAGGATGGGCTTCTCAGCTGGGGAGTGGAAAGAGACAACCCTTGTCATGA